The segment CTCGCTGCCCGGCGCGCTGTGGCGGCTGTACGTGCTGCAGGCGGCGATCCACGCCGACCCGTCGACGGCGGCGTTCCTGCACGAGCGCGGCCGGGTGGAGCTTCCCACGGCGGACGCCCTGGTCGCCGGCGCCCCGGTGCCTGCGAGCCCCGACGAGATCGTCTCGCTCATCGACACGATCCTGCACGGTGCCTTCCGCGGCGACTTCTCCGTCGCGCTCGAGCGCGCGGCGGCCTTCTGCCGTGTGCAGGCGTCGGGCGCGACGCACATCGCCGACGATTACGAGCCCACCGAGCCGGTGCGGGGCAGCGAGCTGACGACCCGTGCCCTGCGACTCAGCGGTTACGCCGACGACCTGGCGGCCTCGGCGGCCGCCTGGCGGCGCGGGATGCTGGACTGAGGTCCGCACCGCACCAAGAAAGAGTAAGACCGGGCCGCAAGAACGCCTCTCGGCGGAAGGCCGCTCGCAGCGGCAAAATTTGGAGCCCGGGGTTATGCGGCCCGGCCGATCAAGTGTAACGCGTCGCTCCCGGTGGTATCCCCGAAAGGTGCGAACGGGGGATGCGCGGTCGGCACCCTAAGCTCGGATCATGCAACGGCGCTTCGCTCTCATGATCTCTCCGGTGGCCGCCGACGACGAGCGCGACGACTTCGATGACACCTTCACGACCGTGGATGCCTCGGCCCCCGCCCTCAGCGTGGGCGAGCTGAGCACGCAGCGCGGCGACGGGGTGTTCGAATCGATCGGTGTCGTCGACGGTCACGCGCAGGAGGCGGAGGCGCACGTGCACCGCCTGGCGCACTCCGCGATGCTCTGCGACCTGCCCGGGCCCAACGCCGCGCAGTGGCGCCGGGCGATCGAGGTCGCCGCGGCGCAATGCGCGCCGGGCGAGGCGGTCATCAAGCTCATCCTCAGCCGCGGTGTGGAGCACGGCCCGACTCCCACGGCCTGGGCCACGGCGGCGCCGGCCGGCGACTTCGCCGCGGCACGACGAGACGGCGTGCGGGTGGTGACCCTGGATCGCGGCTACGACAGCGGCGCATCCGAACGCGCACCGTGGCTGCTGCTGGGCGCGAAGACCCTGTCGTACGCGGTGAACATGGCTGCGCTGCGCGAGGCGCACCGGCGCGGCGCCGACGACGCGATCTTCGTCTCCAGCGACGGCATCGTGCTCGAGGCGCCCACGGCATCCCTCATCCTGCGCCGCGGCGACACGTTCACGACCCCGGCGCCGACGGGCGGCATCTTGCACGGCACGACCCAGCTCAGCGTCTTCGAGTACCTGGCGGCGGAGGGGTTCCGCACCGCGTACGAGACCATCCCCGTGGCAGGGCTCGCCACCGCGGATGCGGCCTGGCTGGTCTCAAGCCTGCGCCTGGCCGCTCCGATCCGGGCGATCGACGGCGCGGCGCTCCCCGTGGACGGAGGGATCACCGCATCCCTCAACCGGTATCTGCTCTCCCCGCGGAACTGACCCGCGCACGGAACCCGCGCATCCGGAAGCCTGAACCCACCGCCCGTGCGGGAAAGGGGACACCCGAATCAGGCATCCGGCCGGTAATAGGCAGAATCCGCGGAAGACTGCCTGCTGCCGGGCGGATGCCCGAGCCCGGACGCCGGATCACCCGAAGCGGCCGGAGACGTAGTCCTCGGTGGCCTGCATGGCGGGGGTGGTGAAGATCGTGGCGGTGTCGTCGTACTCGATGAGCTTGCCGGGCTTGCCGCTGCCGGCGATGTTGAAGAACGCCGTCTTCTCGGACACGCGGCTCGCCTGCTGCATGTTGTGCGTGACGATCACCACCGTGTACTCGTTCTTCAGCTCGCCGATGAGCTCCTCGATCGCGTACGTCGAGATGGGGTCGAGTGCCGAGCACGGCTCGTCCATGAGGATCACCTCCGGCGAGACGGCGATGGCCCGCGCGATGCACAGGCGCTGCTGCTGGCCGCCCGAGAGGCCCGAGCCCGGCCGATCGAGGCGGTCCTTGACCTCGTTCCACAGGTTGGCGCCGGTGAGCGCCTTCTCGACGAGGGCATCCTGATCCGACTTCGACATGCGGGTGTTGTTGAGCTTCACGCCCGCCAGCACGTTCTCCTTGATCGACATGGTGGGGAACGGGTTGGGCCGCTGGAACACCATGCCCACCTGGCGACGCACGAGCACGGGATCGACGTCGGCGCCGTAGAGGTCCTTGCCGTCCAGCAGCACCTCACCCTGCACGCGGGCGCCGGGGATCACCTCGTGCATCCGGTTGAGGGTGCGCAGGAAGGTCGACTTTCCGCATCCCGACGGACCGATGAAGGCGGTGACGCTGCGCGGCTCGATCTCGAGCGAGACCCCCTCGACGGCGAGGAAGTCGCCGTAGTAGACGTTGAGGTCGTTGACTTCGATGCTCTTGGACACGTGAGCTCCTTGGGGTGGTCCGGCTCAGCGGCCGGAGGTCTTGGGGGCGAACACCTTCGCGATCAGGCGCGCGAGCAGGTTCAGCACCATGACGATGAGGATGAGGGTGAGCGCGGCCGCCCACGCGCGGGCGATGGCCGAATCGGGGCTGGTGCCCTGGTTCATGTACTGGTTGTAGGCGAAGACCGGCAGCGTCATCATCTGCCCGTCGAAGATGTTCGTGTTCAGGCTCATGGTGAACCCGGCGGTCAGAAGCAGCGGGGCGGTCTCGCCGATCACACGGGCGATGGAGAGCATGACCGAGGTCATGAT is part of the Microbacterium pseudoresistens genome and harbors:
- a CDS encoding DNA-directed RNA polymerase subunit beta, producing MPESFKRPVRRPTESFDSLVGGTDPADQARAAHRTASALLARVRADESGMSAERLIAYTREHGIDEIAELWAAAPAHSLPGALWRLYVLQAAIHADPSTAAFLHERGRVELPTADALVAGAPVPASPDEIVSLIDTILHGAFRGDFSVALERAAAFCRVQASGATHIADDYEPTEPVRGSELTTRALRLSGYADDLAASAAAWRRGMLD
- a CDS encoding aminotransferase class IV, giving the protein MQRRFALMISPVAADDERDDFDDTFTTVDASAPALSVGELSTQRGDGVFESIGVVDGHAQEAEAHVHRLAHSAMLCDLPGPNAAQWRRAIEVAAAQCAPGEAVIKLILSRGVEHGPTPTAWATAAPAGDFAAARRDGVRVVTLDRGYDSGASERAPWLLLGAKTLSYAVNMAALREAHRRGADDAIFVSSDGIVLEAPTASLILRRGDTFTTPAPTGGILHGTTQLSVFEYLAAEGFRTAYETIPVAGLATADAAWLVSSLRLAAPIRAIDGAALPVDGGITASLNRYLLSPRN
- the pstB gene encoding phosphate ABC transporter ATP-binding protein PstB, whose translation is MSKSIEVNDLNVYYGDFLAVEGVSLEIEPRSVTAFIGPSGCGKSTFLRTLNRMHEVIPGARVQGEVLLDGKDLYGADVDPVLVRRQVGMVFQRPNPFPTMSIKENVLAGVKLNNTRMSKSDQDALVEKALTGANLWNEVKDRLDRPGSGLSGGQQQRLCIARAIAVSPEVILMDEPCSALDPISTYAIEELIGELKNEYTVVIVTHNMQQASRVSEKTAFFNIAGSGKPGKLIEYDDTATIFTTPAMQATEDYVSGRFG